A genomic stretch from ANME-2 cluster archaeon includes:
- a CDS encoding ketol-acid reductoisomerase (catalyzes the formation of (R)-2,3-dihydroxy-3-methylbutanoate from (S)-2-hydroxy-2-methyl-3-oxobutanoate in valine and isoleucine biosynthesis) has protein sequence PVLKAMERMENEHPIEVVGKKLRAMMPWLNPDKD, from the coding sequence CCGGTGCTCAAGGCCATGGAGCGCATGGAGAACGAGCATCCAATTGAAGTAGTCGGCAAGAAATTAAGGGCAATGATGCCCTGGCTCAATCCTGATAAAGATTGA